The region CTTTTTGTGAGCGCTCAGACCAAGAACTCCGCCTGCCAACGCCCCACAGAGGCCGTGAATCTTCGAGATGACAGAACAGCATTTCTATGATTGCACTTTACGTTCAGCGCATGCATTCATGAACAGCAGTCCGGATAACGCTGTTGTTAAATAACGTCCACTCTGCGAGATTATTATCCTGGTGTGTATGCACTGCGTCCTGTAAATATAAACATGAGTGGTTCAACTCGGTAGCTTATTCGAAGGTTCTGCAATTGATCCATCGAAGTTAAGCAAAGATCGGCATTCGATGTAATTCGTCTCTTTAAGGATTTTCTGTTCATCCAGTTCGATCACGTGTGCCGCACGTCTGTAGCTCTTGATTTCGTCACGATCCATGGCGCATAAAATGAGCTGTGCATTTGAAGGTACCGCGCCCATCAGGAATTGGAGAATTTTTTCGTAGTTGAAATCGGCTTGTTCCTGCTGATTCGGAGTGTCTATCACAATGGCCGGAAAAGCTTCATTTTCTGCTTTGTGCGCCTGATGGATAACGGACATGTAGTAAGCCAAGATGCCACGGGTGCTTTCCGCTGCGCCTCCGCTCCCATGGATTTTCTTGTAATCGAGGGGGGATTCGACTGGTGCCAGATTAACGCCTTGCGCATTCAGCTCCTGTAAATAAGAAGTCAAGGAGTTTTTGAATGCGGCGTTCAGCTCCTCCCGCTCTTCCTTGGTCAGTAGTTTTTTCTGTTCGGCCCTCAAATTTCTATTCGTGGACTTGATGGAGCGTATCAAAGCTGTTTTGGTCTCCATCGTCCGCTGTACATGCTTTTGAACTGCACGAGATGCGATGCTGTCTAGAAATGATGATTCGGCAGCACTTTCCTGATTTTCAGATGTGCCCGAGGGTTCAAGCGACTTGTATTTTTTGTTTATCCCATCAATTTCGGCACGCGTACTCTCAAGCTTTTTCTGAGAATTAGACAACTCTTTATTTAGGCGCTCGATCTTTCCGTTGATTTGCATCACCTGTCTTTCAGCCTCGTCTTTGTCAGCGAGAATGGCGGCCCGACTCGGTGACGAATTGTCGTGTACGGTTCCACACAGCGGGCAAAGAAGAGTCTCGCCTTCAACACATTCGACAGAGAAAGTGTAATCCTTATCAAGCTCAGAGGATGCAATCGTTGCCAGATCAAGTTGGCCTTGCAAATAGACGCGTTCCGTTTGGATTTCGGCAATCGTCCCAAGTAGATCCTCTTGCTTAGCCTGCAGTTTTGCGATGTCGTCAGAGACCTCTGCGGCGAGGGTGTCGAACTCACCTTTTGATAGGGTGACCATTTTGCTGGATTGAGGTACGTACGTTTTTACTACATCAATAGCTGTCTCAATCTTTTTTACTTCGCCTTCTGCGGTTTTTTTCTCAAGGTTCTGAGCAGCAATCTTCTCTTCGAACGTGAAAAATTCAGGCCGCAAATAGCCTGTGTGATATTCAATGATGGTCTTTTGCCATTTCGCGTATTGCTCAAGATTGGTAAAGCCGTTCCATGCGTGAGACCAACTGCGCTGCTGATCTACGTAGAAAGGCAGGAAGTAGAAAGCAGGAGGCGGGGTTTCGAGTTTGGTTGAGTCGCTCCTGCTAGGCAACAGGGCCTCGAAGCCTACGATCTCAGCAAAGGCATCCGAGTATGCGCCTGTGATTTTGGGAAATTTTTCCCATTCGCCATTTGGGCGACGAAGAAACATGATGTTCCCATATCTCCCCGCCTGATAAGTCTCATTGCCGACACTGAAGTCAACCAGGCAGCGAACATCAAACCCCGCCCATGTAACATCTAAGACAGGGTCTCCACCCAGAGCCCAAAACAGCAACTTCGCTAGAGTCGATTTCCCAACGCTATTGTCGTTCGCCGTTATCAAGTTGAAGCGGGGTTTGAACTCGAACTGATTTCCGGATTTTAGGGTATCGGACGCTACTACTAGTCGTTTGAATACTAAGTTTTCCATGCCGCTTTGTCCTGAGATTTCTGATCAGCAGTTTGAAGTTGTCGATTGTCGGCTCATTTTTCATGACACTTGCTCAACAGCTCGTAAATGATCGCGGCATGAATTGATTCCAAGTCCACCAGATTCTTTTTGGTTGCCTCTGGCAAAACTTCAAGTGCCAGCTTCATAAAATCTATTACGCCTTGCCTTTCGAATACTTCAAAGTTGCGTTCAACCGCATCCTTGACTGCTTGTTGGTTGTCGATGGCAATCAATGAACGCTCCAGGCGAACGGCGTTGTGATAGCGTTCAAACGCTCTGCGTACCTGAATCCGCTTATTCGATTTCAGTGCAAGATCCTTGAGGATGTCGTCCAGGTCTTTCTCAAAAACCTCGAACCCCTTCTTCTCTGTATAGGACGAGATAACTCGCTCAACATCGCCGTGAGTGGTTCCTTTGTTTTTTATAAGATTGCTCCAATCAGTAAAATCAAAGGCCACAGTTCCCTTGCGATGTAAGTCATCAATTAACACTCGATAGATCGTTGATGCGTTGCACATGGCCCCAGGGGCTTTAACATCGACGAGCTTGGAAATTCGGCCAATAGCTATATCTTGAAAACCGGAGGTAGCTAGATCAGGTGTGATGAACCTCAAGGTTCTAGGGATAGGGTAGGATCCAAGCTCTTTGTTGATTGCAGCCTGGATATCTTTCAGGCAGTCATCATGAAGATCACCTATTGAAATAATTGAGAGCTTCAAGCCGTCGGTTTTAGGAGGCAGCTTAAAGCCACAGGTCGCAACCAAATCGAGCGAGTTCAGCTTTTCAAAAAATGGTTTTTTGCGAACCCCTTGGAGCATTTTTCCGAGAATTGAATTTGTAATTTTTTTGGTGGTTGACTTTGGGATCGAAGTCAATTTCTTCTGATTCCAAGGTGTAGCATTGACATTTTTTACCTGATTGAATTCAAACCGTGCGAGGGATTCATCGGTCGAAGTCGCCAGCACCACGTCCTCATGAAGCTCGATAAAGACAACGTAATCATCCGAGTTCTCGTGAGCACCAAGGATTCGGCAGAGAGCCCAGTGGTACTGGTATTCGTATTTTTCGAATGTTTGCGCACCAGCTCTTTCCCGCTGTGCTGCGGCAAGAGGATTTCTACCCGGCGATCCATTTGCTGTATCCAATTGTGCCCCCTGCATCCCTTGACTTTTTATCATCCTGTTGGTTCAAGCTGCTTTTCTTGACTCAATAACATCCTGTTCCACTTGCCAGCCTGATCCTGACCAGAAACGGAGGCAGCTTTGGTCGATGTGCTGACCTGACCAATTTGGCAGCTTCCACGAACAAAGCTGTTTTTCGCCATTCGGCTTGCTGGCGCGGAAGAGTTACTGCTTATGGCCGAAATAAGCCGATAGCACAAATAGATAATAAACGAAACACATGCTTTCGTCCCCACTTCGCGGATCGCGCTGCTCCAGGTTCGCTATTCGCTCATCCCTGAAGGGACTGGCATTCGCCAGCCTTCCACATCCCTGACGCCTACGGCCCGGCCTCCAACTTCGGGCCTGCGCGCTTCGCTTGCGTGCGGTCTGCACATCATGGCGGCTGTTGCCATGTCCAGCCGTCTCTCCTGACTCCATCACCTTGCTCGCGACTGTAGCCCGTGGCCGCGTGCCATCAAGGCGCGCCAGGCCGTGTCCTCGGCTGCGCCTGCGGGCCGCACCATCCTGTCGCTTTGCTCCTTGACGGCCCACGTCCGTGGGCTCCTGACCGTCGCGGGCGATGAACTCAGGAAAGACGGTGGCAACAGGGCCAACCGGGTTCCTCGTGCCAACCGCACCGAACAGCCGAAAGGCTGGGCTCCGGATCTAGGAATCCGGTGTGCGGTTTGAACAGCAAACCCTTTTCGTCAGGAGAAAGACCATGCAACTCGCATCCCGTTTCGCTTCCCGCTCCCCGGTACTGCGCAACGACTCCCCGTTGTCCGATGACCAGATTCACCGCGTGGCTCCGTCCATCTTTGCGGAAGCGCCCCACGAAGGCCGTTCCCAGCGGTACGCCTAATCCCCACCGCCACGGTGCTGACCGAACTGCGCAAGGAAGGGTTTCAGCCCTTCATGGTGACGCAGACCCGCACCCGCCACGAAGACCGGCGCGACTACACCAAGCACATGATCCGGCTGCGTCATGCCAGCCAGATCAACGCCCGAGAATATGGTCTCATTGGCGGAGCGCCATTCAGGCAAGCTCTGTGCTGCGTTTGATCGTCAGCATCCTCACGATTTCTACGATGTGTGGTCGTTGTTGGAAAGCCGAGGCTTTA is a window of Alcanivorax sp. REN37 DNA encoding:
- a CDS encoding DUF4297 domain-containing protein, whose protein sequence is MQGAQLDTANGSPGRNPLAAAQRERAGAQTFEKYEYQYHWALCRILGAHENSDDYVVFIELHEDVVLATSTDESLARFEFNQVKNVNATPWNQKKLTSIPKSTTKKITNSILGKMLQGVRKKPFFEKLNSLDLVATCGFKLPPKTDGLKLSIISIGDLHDDCLKDIQAAINKELGSYPIPRTLRFITPDLATSGFQDIAIGRISKLVDVKAPGAMCNASTIYRVLIDDLHRKGTVAFDFTDWSNLIKNKGTTHGDVERVISSYTEKKGFEVFEKDLDDILKDLALKSNKRIQVRRAFERYHNAVRLERSLIAIDNQQAVKDAVERNFEVFERQGVIDFMKLALEVLPEATKKNLVDLESIHAAIIYELLSKCHEK